The nucleotide window TTCAACAAACAAAAAGTATAAGAAACCAAACATGGTTCTAAAAATCAATCCTAACCGAAACGATTTTCATAAAATTCGACTTATACAATTTAAATTCgtttaaaccattataaatcAGTTAACTGTTTTAAATCGATCTAAAATAAGTCTAAATCTGTTAAATTAAGCAAGAATATTAGTACAAATctacaaatttgtctaatttctttgttttgtatatataattttgacaaTTCATCatagttttttaattaaaaccaaaaactaaaatatcttatataaatgtactatatatataaacccgAATAATCCGCCTAGTAGCTAGTTCTCTAGTTACAGCCTAaagatttcttgaacattggttATACACACTAGTAGGAAGCGTAGTTAGATAATACTTACCCCAGTGACCTTAACGTATTGACCGTTTTTAGCAGTCCTAAGATCAGCATCAGGATAACGAGCCACAAAATCTGTAATCCCACGTCTCTCACAAGACACATTCCAGAAGAAGAGCGCAGCAACAGCAGCGAACAAAACCGCCACGACGATGAGTAGAATCGCATTGTGAACCGCTCCGAGGATGAAGCCTCCGGCGAGGAACCCCATCACAAATATAAGTATAACCAGCCACATCACAGGCTTGGGGAAGCTCTTCATGCATGAGAAGTCATCTTCAGGAGCAAGCGTGGTCACCGCCTGGTTATGAACAACGGAAGAAGGGTTATTATGATGATGCGTCTTCATCGAACCGGAGTAGTCCAGAGGACCAGAGATCTTCCTAGGAGCCCCGGACGAGTTCAACGGGCCTGAGGTGATGGGCCCGGACGTTATGAGGCCTGTGGTCGGGAGTATAGGGATGGGACCGGAGTTTCCGGATTGGGGGCCGGAGGATTTCTTTAACGGCTCCCCGTGTTTAGACAAAGGTCCTGAGTTTGTTTTCTTCATGGAGTTCGAACCAGCGGAAGCTAAGGAGCCGGACATGCGGCCGGTTGCGTTGGGCCCGCCCGGGCCAGGCTGCTGGCCGCTTCTGGAAGAGGCTCCGGTGATTGGGCCGGACTTTCTTGACTTGGTTCCATCTGTGGGGATGTCGAACATTTTTCCTAGCTCTCCTGATTTCTTGATGTCGCCGCCGGTGTAAGGCGTGGCTACTGAGCTCATCGTTGGAGGCTTTTCTTTGGGCTGCTCGGGCCTACCGGAGACAAAGAGGCCGTTGCTGAGCTGGTGAGATGCGTATCTCGAACCCATTTGGTTTCTCTTCAGGGAACCAAAGCTAGCTACAGACAGATGAGCACACCACAAACAATGCACTGAAACGTAAACAGGAAACCATGAGAAACGGGGGAGATAGTTATCAGTATAGATCTACATAATTTAGACAGAGGAACCAAACATAACTCAAGTATCAAGtaaaaaggaataaaaaaaaactaaacataatAGTTTCTAAATCAGTAATAATCATTCATGTCAAAAAGACAAAAACCTAGGAAGATCTCTGTGATTCAGCAGAAGGTGTTCCATTGCAAATCTCATATCAATGGATTAGATTCCACACTCCATTGATTTGAAAAAGtactaaaaaaaagtaaaagtaaaGCAAAACCTAATCCCCAAAATGGAATAAATGATCAAAcacagaaaagaaaaatcaatctgaaagaaaaaaatagattcTCACCAGAGAGAGTGTAAGTTTCCACGAATCTCCGTTTGAGaaggaaattaaaaaaaaataactaatcaAGGAAAGTAGTTGGAAGAGTGACAGTAGAAGACGAGTAGCTGAGATCCCATATCCATTAGAGCTCACTCTCCCTCCCTCCCGATCTCGATCTCTTTCCGCCGCAACACTTGCTACCTTGTCTCTCTcaatcgctctctctctctcaaagcgCTCAAAGGCTTTTACTTTTTGATTGGACAACCGACTGAGGAAAGAAAGAACACTGTCTTTTGATGTCGCCGTCATAATTTTATTAGAAATTAGTTTTGGGACCTTTCTATAACATTTCTAAACATAAGGGTCTAAACTGTAATTATTATAAGTTGGGAGTTCTTTTCTTAACCGAATCGAACCGAAATGTTTGGTTATTGGTTCAAAAAGCCGGTTATCGGTTTGGTTCACCGAAcatatcttctttttctttaatagTCTTGTCCTAATTTCGCCGcaacagaaaaaaaacagaactcGCACCGTTCTCGTCTAATCTCTCTCTCGACAATGGCTCGATCTTCGTCTCcgtctctttctctctcccgGTGCCGATTCGCCGCGGCTTATCTCCTCCCTTCATCTCGATCCATCTTCTTCCGATCTCAATCCTCGAATCGCCGCTCTAACCTCGGGGAGCTGATTGAGATCGATGTCGCCGCGTCGCAGTCGCAGTCGCAATCGGATCCTCTTTCGCAGAAGCTGGAGGACGCGGTGCACCGGATAATGGTGCGCCGAGCCGCGCCTGATTGGCTCCCTTTCCTTCCCGGCGCTTCGTATTGGGTCCCGCCTCGTAGGTCCCAGTCCCATGGGATCGCTAAGCTCGTTGAGAAGCTGGCGAATCCCATCGGCGATGAAGAGTCAGTCTCTGTCGCGTCGGGTCGTGGATGGCCTTGTTCTGATTA belongs to Brassica rapa cultivar Chiifu-401-42 chromosome A07, CAAS_Brap_v3.01, whole genome shotgun sequence and includes:
- the LOC103832366 gene encoding uncharacterized protein LOC103832366 yields the protein MARSSSPSLSLSRCRFAAAYLLPSSRSIFFRSQSSNRRSNLGELIEIDVAASQSQSQSDPLSQKLEDAVHRIMVRRAAPDWLPFLPGASYWVPPRRSQSHGIAKLVEKLANPIGDEESVSVASGRGWPCSDYFIKGVEPESVETEMASGTAASHSEDEEG
- the LOC103832365 gene encoding uncharacterized membrane protein At1g16860, with product MGSRYASHQLSNGLFVSGRPEQPKEKPPTMSSVATPYTGGDIKKSGELGKMFDIPTDGTKSRKSGPITGASSRSGQQPGPGGPNATGRMSGSLASAGSNSMKKTNSGPLSKHGEPLKKSSGPQSGNSGPIPILPTTGLITSGPITSGPLNSSGAPRKISGPLDYSGSMKTHHHNNPSSVVHNQAVTTLAPEDDFSCMKSFPKPVMWLVILIFVMGFLAGGFILGAVHNAILLIVVAVLFAAVAALFFWNVSCERRGITDFVARYPDADLRTAKNGQYVKVTGVVTCGNVPLESSFHRVPRCVYTSTCLYEYRGWGSKPANASHRRFTWGLRSAERHVVDFYISDFQSGLRALVKTGNGAKVTPIVDDSVVIDFKPGSEQASPDFVRWLGQKNLSNDERVMRLKEGYIKEGSTVSVIGVVQRNESVLMIVPTTEPLAAGWQWSKCTFPASLEGIVLRCEDSSNVDAIPV